Proteins found in one Etheostoma spectabile isolate EspeVRDwgs_2016 chromosome 14, UIUC_Espe_1.0, whole genome shotgun sequence genomic segment:
- the LOC116702097 gene encoding ankyrin repeat and MYND domain-containing protein 2 isoform X1, producing the protein MAAPQRGDLSASERKILQLIAAGDVQETAQLLASKEVRVNCLDEYGMTPLMHAAYKGKADMCHLLLQHGADVNCNQHEHGYTALMFAGLSGKTDITSMMLDAGAETELVNSVGRTAAQMAAFVGQHDCVTVINNFFSRARLEYYTQPQGLEKEPRLPPQLAGPLHKIIMTTNLNPVKIVLLVKEHPVLVDMTALEKCYQVMDMLCEQCVKQEDMNEVLAIKMHYISCVLQKCLAFLHKQDDELDALVKSLLKGRDSDGFPQYQEKFIRDCIRKFPYCEAILHQQLVRSILPVEIGNDPTAFTVLTQAVTGQMAILDADYCATCGEKGAQKRCTVCKAVTYCNLTCQKLHWFTHKKMCRSLQEQDTKLEKDSPRFKELKDDESDLVMETANFLQQLCLRAEEQVTAAGGCPAQLLAGPSTSAQGPSCTQD; encoded by the exons ATGGCTGCCCCTCAGAGAGGAGATCTGTCAGCGTCGGAGAGGAAGATCCTGCAGCTGATTGCTGCCG GTGATGTACAAGAAACCGCCCAGCTGCTCGCTAGCAAAGAAGTACGAGTCAACTGTTTGGACGAG TATGGCATGACTCCCCTGATGCATGCAGCCTATAAGGGCAAGGCCGACATGTGCCATCTGCTGCTGCAGCATGGGGCTGATGTCAACTGCAACCAGCATGAACATGGCTACACAGCTCTCATGTTCGCTGGCCTGTCAG GGAAGACAGACATCACGTCCATGATGCTGGACGCAGGAGCAGAGACGGAGCTGGTGAACTCTGTGGGTCGCACTGCTGCTCAGATGGCAGCGTTTGTAG GCCAGCACGACTGTGTCACAGTAATCAACAACTTCTTCTCACGGGCGAGGCTGGAGTACTACACCCAACCACAGGGGCTGGAGAAGGAGCCCCGGCTCCCCCCCCAACTGGCAGGACCCCTGCACAAGATCATCATGACCACCAACCTGAACCCGGTCAAG ATAGTCCTGCTGGTGAAGGAGCACCCTGTGCTGGTGGACATGACCGCCCTGGAGAAGTGTTACCAGGTAATGGACATGCTGTGTGAGCAGTGCGTGAAGCAGGAAGACATGAATGAGGTCCTGGCCATAAAGATGCActacatcagctgtgtgctgcAGAAATGCCTGGCCTTCCTACACAAACAAGATGACGAGCTGGACGCCCTTGTTAAGAG CCTGCTGAAGGGGAGAGACAGTGATGGTTTCCCACAGTACCAAGAGAAGTTCATTCGAGACTGTATCAGGAAGTTTCCTTATTGTGAGGCCATACTCCATCAGCAGTTGGTGAGGAGCATTTTACCAGTAGAGATT GGCAATGACCCAACAGCGTTCACAGTGTTGACCCAGGCCGTAACAGGTCAGATGGCGATTTTAGATGCTGACTACTGTGCTACATGTGGGGAGAAGGGAGCACAGAAGAGGTGCACCGTTTGTAAAGCA GTGACTTACTGCAATCTGACGTGCCAAAAACTCCACTGGTTCACCCATAAAAAGATGTGCAGGTCTCTGCAGGAGCAGGATACCAAGCTGGAGAAGGATTCTCCGAGGTTTAAAGAACTGAAAG ATGATGAGAGCGACCTGGTTATGGAGACAGCCAACTTTCTGCAGCAGCTGTGTCTGCGGGCGGAGGAGCAGGTGACTGCTGCCGGAGGCTGCCCTGCACAGCTCCTGGCTGGTCCTTCCACCTCTGCTCAGGGGCCGTCCTGCACCCAAGACTGA
- the LOC116702097 gene encoding ankyrin repeat and MYND domain-containing protein 2 isoform X2: MAAPQRGDLSASERKILQLIAAGDVQETAQLLASKEVRVNCLDEYGMTPLMHAAYKGKADMCHLLLQHGADVNCNQHEHGYTALMFAGLSGKTDITSMMLDAGAETELVNSVGRTAAQMAAFVGQHDCVTVINNFFSRARLEYYTQPQGLEKEPRLPPQLAGPLHKIIMTTNLNPVKIVLLVKEHPVLVDMTALEKCYQVMDMLCEQCVKQEDMNEVLAIKMHYISCVLQKCLAFLHKQDDELDALVKSLLKGRDSDGFPQYQEKFIRDCIRKFPYCEAILHQQLGNDPTAFTVLTQAVTGQMAILDADYCATCGEKGAQKRCTVCKAVTYCNLTCQKLHWFTHKKMCRSLQEQDTKLEKDSPRFKELKDDESDLVMETANFLQQLCLRAEEQVTAAGGCPAQLLAGPSTSAQGPSCTQD; this comes from the exons ATGGCTGCCCCTCAGAGAGGAGATCTGTCAGCGTCGGAGAGGAAGATCCTGCAGCTGATTGCTGCCG GTGATGTACAAGAAACCGCCCAGCTGCTCGCTAGCAAAGAAGTACGAGTCAACTGTTTGGACGAG TATGGCATGACTCCCCTGATGCATGCAGCCTATAAGGGCAAGGCCGACATGTGCCATCTGCTGCTGCAGCATGGGGCTGATGTCAACTGCAACCAGCATGAACATGGCTACACAGCTCTCATGTTCGCTGGCCTGTCAG GGAAGACAGACATCACGTCCATGATGCTGGACGCAGGAGCAGAGACGGAGCTGGTGAACTCTGTGGGTCGCACTGCTGCTCAGATGGCAGCGTTTGTAG GCCAGCACGACTGTGTCACAGTAATCAACAACTTCTTCTCACGGGCGAGGCTGGAGTACTACACCCAACCACAGGGGCTGGAGAAGGAGCCCCGGCTCCCCCCCCAACTGGCAGGACCCCTGCACAAGATCATCATGACCACCAACCTGAACCCGGTCAAG ATAGTCCTGCTGGTGAAGGAGCACCCTGTGCTGGTGGACATGACCGCCCTGGAGAAGTGTTACCAGGTAATGGACATGCTGTGTGAGCAGTGCGTGAAGCAGGAAGACATGAATGAGGTCCTGGCCATAAAGATGCActacatcagctgtgtgctgcAGAAATGCCTGGCCTTCCTACACAAACAAGATGACGAGCTGGACGCCCTTGTTAAGAG CCTGCTGAAGGGGAGAGACAGTGATGGTTTCCCACAGTACCAAGAGAAGTTCATTCGAGACTGTATCAGGAAGTTTCCTTATTGTGAGGCCATACTCCATCAGCAGTTG GGCAATGACCCAACAGCGTTCACAGTGTTGACCCAGGCCGTAACAGGTCAGATGGCGATTTTAGATGCTGACTACTGTGCTACATGTGGGGAGAAGGGAGCACAGAAGAGGTGCACCGTTTGTAAAGCA GTGACTTACTGCAATCTGACGTGCCAAAAACTCCACTGGTTCACCCATAAAAAGATGTGCAGGTCTCTGCAGGAGCAGGATACCAAGCTGGAGAAGGATTCTCCGAGGTTTAAAGAACTGAAAG ATGATGAGAGCGACCTGGTTATGGAGACAGCCAACTTTCTGCAGCAGCTGTGTCTGCGGGCGGAGGAGCAGGTGACTGCTGCCGGAGGCTGCCCTGCACAGCTCCTGGCTGGTCCTTCCACCTCTGCTCAGGGGCCGTCCTGCACCCAAGACTGA